One Oceanithermus desulfurans DNA segment encodes these proteins:
- a CDS encoding polyprenyl synthetase family protein — translation MSVEPSLSALPEPGEAFERRLRALLRSDVEFIQLIEDDLIAAGGKRIRPRLALLASRALGGVPHEMELALAVELLHSATLLHDDLVDDAETRRGREAAFRKYGNAVSVLSGDYLLSRVLFLLAETGRIELVHLFAEAARQLAEGEVLQFQAAAYQEYSEAQYYRIIESKTAALMRAATEGAALLGRAPAALREALVVYGREYGMAFQMRDDYLDLMGASERLGKPVGGDVREGKVTLITLWLLEAEPERVGQVLLRRGREPDDVAFLRELAVRSGVAERVVEVIGERIRRALAALEVLPGSEAKAALEGLALAELERLQ, via the coding sequence GTGAGCGTAGAGCCGTCGTTGTCCGCCCTGCCCGAACCGGGCGAAGCCTTCGAGCGAAGGTTGCGCGCCCTGCTTCGTTCCGACGTCGAGTTCATCCAGCTGATCGAAGACGATCTGATCGCCGCCGGGGGCAAGCGCATCCGCCCCCGGCTCGCGTTGCTGGCCAGCCGCGCCCTGGGGGGCGTGCCCCACGAGATGGAGCTGGCGCTGGCCGTGGAGCTGCTGCACTCGGCGACGCTGCTCCACGACGACCTCGTCGACGACGCCGAGACCCGCCGCGGCCGCGAGGCCGCCTTCCGCAAGTACGGGAACGCCGTCTCCGTCCTTTCCGGCGACTACCTGCTCAGTCGTGTCCTCTTCCTGCTGGCCGAGACCGGCCGCATCGAGCTCGTGCACCTCTTTGCCGAGGCGGCGCGGCAGCTGGCCGAGGGCGAGGTGCTGCAGTTCCAGGCCGCGGCCTACCAGGAGTATTCGGAGGCCCAGTACTACCGCATCATCGAGAGCAAGACCGCGGCGCTGATGCGCGCGGCCACCGAGGGCGCGGCCCTTTTGGGGCGGGCGCCCGCGGCCCTGCGCGAGGCGCTGGTCGTCTACGGCCGCGAGTACGGCATGGCCTTCCAGATGCGCGACGACTACCTCGATCTCATGGGGGCTTCGGAACGCCTGGGGAAGCCCGTGGGCGGCGACGTGCGCGAAGGCAAGGTCACGCTGATCACGCTCTGGCTGCTCGAGGCCGAACCCGAGCGCGTAGGGCAGGTGCTGCTGCGGCGCGGGCGCGAGCCCGACGACGTCGCCTTCCTGCGGGAGCTGGCGGTGCGCAGCGGCGTGGCCGAACGCGTCGTCGAGGTGATCGGCGAACGCATTCGCCGCGCTCTGGCGGCGCTGGAGGTGCTGCCCGGCTCCGAAGCGAAGGCCGCGCTGGAAGGTTTGGCCCTTGCGGAACTGGAGCGCTTGCAGTAG
- a CDS encoding Glu/Leu/Phe/Val family dehydrogenase, producing MLKSAYKPPGEPGLWHDFLAQLERTLAHVNAHPATVEYLTHPRRTVALTVPVQLDDGTVSFFSGYRVVHNIALGPARGGVRYHPRVSLGQSVGLAAIATIQSAVFRLPYGGAAGGVSVNPRKLSLGEVERLTRRYAAELVDVIGPDKDILGPDLGTGEREMAWMMDTFSTNRGFTEPGVVTGKPPQLGGVSKRGEAVGRGVLYAVEAFTRFQEQDLAGSTVAVQGYGKVGRAVARLFSEAGAKVVAVSDEWGAVYNPDGLDYKALLAHFKETGRVEGFAGAHTIGRDALVGLNADFLILAALEGLINEGNVDQVRAKVIVESAVGAVTADADAELRRRGVPVVPDVIAGGGGLTMDYLEWVQNFSMFNWSEDRVWSAMQRRVAQTLEEVCTYAEAHAIDLRLASYAIAVDQINFSTHMRGVYP from the coding sequence ATGCTCAAGAGCGCCTACAAACCTCCCGGTGAGCCGGGGCTATGGCATGACTTTCTGGCTCAGCTCGAACGCACCTTGGCGCATGTGAACGCCCACCCGGCCACCGTGGAGTACCTGACCCACCCCCGAAGAACGGTGGCCCTGACCGTGCCCGTCCAGCTCGATGACGGCACGGTCAGTTTCTTCAGCGGCTACCGGGTCGTCCACAACATCGCCCTGGGGCCGGCGCGCGGCGGCGTGCGCTACCACCCCCGCGTCTCCCTGGGGCAGTCGGTGGGGCTCGCGGCCATCGCCACCATCCAGTCGGCCGTCTTCCGCCTTCCCTACGGCGGTGCCGCCGGGGGCGTGTCGGTGAACCCGCGCAAGCTCTCCCTCGGCGAGGTCGAGCGGCTGACCCGCCGCTACGCCGCCGAGCTCGTGGACGTGATCGGTCCTGACAAGGACATCCTGGGGCCCGACCTGGGGACGGGCGAGCGCGAGATGGCCTGGATGATGGACACCTTCTCCACCAACCGCGGCTTCACCGAGCCCGGCGTCGTCACCGGAAAGCCCCCGCAGCTCGGGGGCGTTTCCAAGCGCGGCGAGGCCGTAGGCCGCGGCGTCCTCTACGCCGTCGAGGCCTTCACCCGCTTTCAGGAGCAGGACCTCGCCGGCAGCACCGTAGCGGTGCAGGGGTACGGCAAGGTGGGCCGCGCGGTGGCGCGGCTCTTTTCCGAGGCGGGGGCGAAGGTGGTCGCGGTCTCCGACGAGTGGGGCGCGGTCTACAACCCGGACGGCCTCGACTACAAGGCGTTGCTGGCGCACTTCAAGGAAACGGGCCGCGTCGAGGGCTTCGCCGGGGCCCACACCATCGGCCGCGACGCCCTGGTGGGCCTGAACGCCGACTTCCTGATCCTGGCGGCCCTGGAGGGACTGATCAACGAGGGCAACGTGGATCAGGTGCGGGCCAAGGTGATCGTCGAGTCCGCCGTCGGGGCGGTGACCGCCGACGCCGACGCCGAACTGCGGCGCCGCGGGGTTCCGGTCGTGCCCGACGTGATCGCCGGCGGCGGGGGCTTGACGATGGACTACCTCGAGTGGGTGCAGAACTTCTCGATGTTCAACTGGTCGGAGGACCGCGTCTGGTCGGCGATGCAGCGCCGGGTGGCCCAGACGCTGGAAGAGGTGTGCACGTACGCGGAGGCCCACGCGATCGATCTGCGGCTGGCCTCCTACGCCATCGCGGTAGATCAGATCAACTTCTCCACGCACATGCGGGGGGTGTATCCATGA
- a CDS encoding Glu/Leu/Phe/Val family dehydrogenase, with amino-acid sequence MKSEPLSYLPSGDQGPWGIYLEQVERVTPYLGKLKYWVDTLKRPKRILIVDVPIHLDDGTVVHFEGYRVQHNTSRGPAKGGVRYHQDVTLSEVMALAAWMSIKNAAVGLPYGGGKGGIRLDPRQLSPSELERVTRRFTSEIGILIGPKKDIPAPDVGTGQREMAWMMDTYSMNVGSTTPGVVTGKPIAIGGSLGRQDATGNGVFFTAAAAAEKIGLPIEGSRVVIQGFGNVGNAAARAFYDHGAKIVAIADVTGAIYNEEGLDPYDLIRYVAESETRGVRGYPKAEPLPAAELFAVPCEFLVPAALERVITEQNAHKVQTKIVVEGANGPTTPAADDILAERGVVVVPDVLANAGGVTVSYFEWVQDFNSYFWTEEEINQNLERVLREAFEAVWQVAQDRKVLLRTAAYIVAATRILEARALRGLYP; translated from the coding sequence ATGAAGAGCGAACCGTTGTCCTACCTGCCGTCCGGCGACCAAGGCCCCTGGGGGATCTACCTGGAACAGGTCGAGCGCGTCACCCCCTACCTGGGCAAGCTCAAGTACTGGGTCGACACCCTGAAGCGGCCCAAGCGCATCCTCATCGTCGACGTGCCCATCCACCTCGACGACGGCACCGTGGTCCACTTCGAGGGCTACCGGGTGCAGCACAACACCTCGCGCGGGCCCGCCAAGGGCGGCGTGCGCTACCACCAGGACGTGACGCTTTCCGAGGTGATGGCGCTGGCGGCCTGGATGAGCATCAAGAACGCCGCCGTGGGGCTGCCCTACGGCGGCGGTAAGGGCGGCATCCGCCTCGACCCGCGGCAGCTTTCCCCCTCGGAGCTCGAGCGCGTCACCCGCCGCTTCACCTCCGAGATCGGCATCCTCATCGGCCCCAAGAAGGACATCCCCGCCCCCGACGTGGGCACCGGCCAGCGCGAGATGGCCTGGATGATGGACACCTACTCGATGAACGTGGGTTCGACCACCCCCGGCGTCGTCACCGGCAAGCCGATCGCCATCGGCGGTTCGCTGGGCCGGCAGGACGCGACCGGCAACGGGGTCTTCTTCACCGCCGCCGCGGCCGCCGAGAAGATCGGCCTGCCCATCGAGGGCAGCCGCGTGGTGATCCAGGGCTTCGGTAACGTGGGCAACGCCGCGGCGCGCGCCTTCTACGACCACGGCGCCAAGATCGTGGCCATCGCCGACGTGACCGGGGCGATCTACAACGAGGAGGGCCTCGACCCCTACGACCTGATCCGCTACGTGGCGGAGTCGGAGACGCGCGGGGTGCGCGGCTACCCGAAGGCCGAGCCGCTGCCCGCCGCCGAGCTCTTCGCGGTTCCCTGCGAGTTCCTGGTGCCGGCGGCGCTGGAGCGCGTGATTACCGAGCAGAACGCCCACAAGGTGCAGACCAAGATCGTCGTCGAGGGCGCGAACGGTCCCACGACGCCGGCGGCCGACGACATCCTCGCCGAGCGCGGCGTCGTCGTGGTGCCCGACGTTCTCGCCAACGCCGGGGGCGTGACGGTCTCGTACTTCGAGTGGGTGCAGGACTTCAACTCCTACTTCTGGACCGAGGAGGAGATCAACCAGAACCTCGAGCGCGTCCTGCGCGAGGCCTTCGAGGCCGTCTGGCAGGTGGCGCAGGACCGCAAGGTGCTGCTGCGCACGGCCGCCTACATCGTGGCGGCGACGCGCATCCTCGAGGCGCGGGCGCTGCGCGGCCTCTACCCCTGA
- a CDS encoding GNAT family N-acetyltransferase — protein sequence MARPLAAAPDWPHCGRVTLKPFAYGLSAEEWRGFWESFRDPEIAEWNGNRPLRMPLWLFKRVVQGEIKRGDRMGFVILDEHGDWLGTLELYELKGREATLGIILGRKDRWGQGYGREAVRALLDYAFGTLGLERVKLRTFSHNLRARRAFAAAGFREVGSEALPGGKQDTLMEVRKEEWRAPCGGG from the coding sequence ATGGCACGCCCGCTCGCCGCCGCGCCCGACTGGCCGCACTGCGGCCGGGTCACCCTCAAGCCGTTCGCCTACGGCCTTTCGGCCGAGGAGTGGCGCGGCTTCTGGGAGAGCTTCCGCGACCCGGAGATCGCGGAGTGGAACGGCAACCGCCCGCTGCGGATGCCGCTTTGGCTCTTCAAGCGGGTGGTGCAGGGGGAGATCAAGCGCGGCGACCGCATGGGCTTCGTCATCCTCGACGAACACGGCGACTGGCTGGGCACCCTCGAGCTCTACGAGCTGAAGGGGCGCGAGGCCACCCTGGGCATCATCCTGGGGCGCAAGGACCGCTGGGGGCAGGGCTACGGCCGCGAGGCGGTGCGGGCGCTGCTCGACTACGCCTTCGGCACCCTGGGGCTCGAGCGCGTCAAGCTGCGCACCTTCAGCCACAACCTGCGGGCGCGGCGCGCCTTCGCCGCCGCGGGCTTCCGCGAAGTGGGCTCAGAGGCGCTGCCCGGGGGGAAGCAGGACACCCTGATGGAGGTGCGAAAGGAGGAGTGGCGTGCGCCTTGCGGTGGCGGATGA